In Desulfobotulus pelophilus, a single window of DNA contains:
- a CDS encoding Fic family protein: MIQFNKLDKLKQKLDAFRPLPPEIVSNLHEDLVLRWTYHSNAMEGNTLTLKETKVALEGITIGGKTMREHFEVINHREAIFFVEDLVRKNETLSEWQITSIHQLILKNIDDRNAGTYRKTNVIISGADHIPPDAVQVQSEMQDFIHWYQTGAKSLHPVERAARVHADFVKIHPFVDGNGRTSRLLMNLELMKSGFPPVILPVEKRLEYYEALDTAHTKNNYDPFLILIGDIMESGFRPYWHALGVNP, translated from the coding sequence ATGATACAGTTCAATAAATTAGACAAATTAAAACAAAAACTGGATGCCTTCCGGCCATTGCCCCCGGAGATTGTTTCCAATCTCCACGAAGATCTGGTGCTCCGCTGGACCTACCATTCCAATGCCATGGAAGGCAACACGCTGACGCTGAAAGAAACCAAGGTTGCTCTGGAAGGAATCACCATTGGCGGAAAAACCATGCGGGAGCATTTTGAAGTGATCAACCACAGGGAAGCCATTTTTTTTGTGGAAGATCTGGTCAGAAAAAATGAGACATTATCTGAATGGCAGATTACCTCCATTCACCAGCTGATCCTGAAAAATATCGATGACAGAAATGCGGGTACCTACCGAAAAACCAATGTCATCATTTCCGGTGCCGATCATATACCGCCAGATGCCGTACAGGTTCAAAGCGAAATGCAAGACTTCATTCACTGGTATCAGACCGGGGCCAAATCTCTTCATCCGGTAGAACGGGCCGCCCGTGTTCATGCTGATTTTGTAAAAATTCATCCCTTTGTGGACGGCAATGGCAGAACATCACGGCTGCTGATGAATCTGGAATTGATGAAAAGCGGATTCCCGCCGGTGATTCTTCCTGTGGAAAAACGTCTGGAATATTATGAGGCACTGGATACAGCCCACACGAAAAATAATTACGATCCGTTTTTGATCCTTATTGGAGATATTATGGAATCAGGATTCAGACCCTACTGGCACGCATTGGGAGTAAACCCATGA